TATCATCCTGAGCTTTTGGATCAGTCATATCAACACCCATTGTATTTTGTTTGTTGATATTGATAAAATTCACATTACCTAAACCTAATTCGTTATCAGCACCTGCATAACGAGCATCCCATCTAAATTGTTGAGAATAAACCTCAATTACAATTGGATTCTCATCATCTCCAACATACATAATGTTGTTCCATTGCCATAAACCGTATCCGATTAATAAAACAATTGTTACAGCTGGAATAACCGTCCAAATTAACTCTAACTTGTGGCTATCAGCAAAGAATAATGCCTTTTTGTCTTTATTACCTCTATACTTGTAAGTAAAGAAGAAAATTAAGAATTGCATGATAAACTGAACAACACCAATTAAAATAAATGTGATGTTAAAAAGCGTATCGTCATGCTCTCCTTCTAAAGAAGCACTTTCTGGTAACATGATTACATTCATTGCTAATAAGCAATAAATCATCATTGCATACAAGAAAACCATAAACCCTAGGGCTATCTTTCCTTGTTTGTTGTTATCATCATCCGTTGCAATTACGCTACGTAAATTCATTACGCGTGTGATTTGCCAAAAACTTACTCCTAGTGCTACTGCAATGAAAATATAAAATAGAGCTAGCATACTTATATACTTATTTTTTTATTCTTAATATTAATGATGGGCGTCGTTATCTTCTCCTCTGTGTTCAATGATATAATAGTGGTGCGTTTCACTTTCATGTAAGAAAGGATTCCCTTTTGCAACCGGATCAGCTTTAGAAAATGCCGTAAATGTTGCGAAAATGAATAATCCTAAGAAGAATAAAAACGCGCTAATTTCACCAATTCCGAATCCCCATTGTCCACCTACAGTACCTGGCATAATCATAACAAATAAATCTACATAGTGACCTACTAATATGAATAATCCACCAATTACTAAAATCCAAGGCACAGTTTTGAAATCACTGTTAATTAATAATAGGATTGGGAAAATGAAGTTTAAAGCTAACATTCCAATGAATGGTACAATATACTCTTTGAAACGTAATGCATAGTAAACAGTCTCTTCTGGCATATCTGCATACCAAATTAACATGAACTGTGCGAACCATAAGTATGTCCAGAATACAGAGAAACCAAACATAAACTTAGCTAAATCATGGATATGACTATCGTTTACCATTGGTAAATGACCTTTAGCTCTTAAGTACAATGTAACTAAACAAATAACTGTTAATGCTGATACTAAGAATGTAGCTAAAACATACCAACCGAATAATGTTGAGAACCAGTGAGGATCAATACCCATAATCCAATCCCAAGACATCATACTTTCTGTAATCATAAATACTACTACAAATCCTACAGATAAATTGTAAAGATTCTTATGTAATTTTAAATCTCCATTATCTTGTTGAATTGACTTTTTTCTAATAATATAACGGAAACCATTCCAAGCTAATAAATAAAAGATACTTCTAATTACCCATCCTGGAACATTCATAAACCATTTCTTCCCGTCTACGATTGGATCATAGTTTTCATGACCTAGTGTAAACGTACCTTCAGCCATCCAAGGGAATAAGTGATTAAAATGCATTACCGTTAAAATGATAAAAACAAGCATAATAACACTTACATAATGAATGTTTGCAGTGATAGCCTCCATTACTCTAAATAATGCGATTGACCATCCAGCTTGAGCAACTCTTTGCGCAGCATAAAAAGCAAAAACTAATAAAGTAATTCCTAAGAAAAACAATAATGATACGTAAACAGCCGACCAAGGTCTATTTTGCATTTGATGAAATGCATGCTCAGCATGGTGATCTCCGTGATGTCCTGCATCAGCGTGGTGTCCTCCAGCTTCAGCATGAGCAGCATCAGCCTTTTCAGTATGTGCTTTGTGCTCTTTTACAGTTTCGTCGCCATGAGATCCTACTACGTGATCTGTATGCTCTGCTACTGTTTCCTTTGCGTGAGTTGAATCTTTAATATGTTCAGCATGATCTTTATTAGTTTCATTAACTAAAGTATCTCCTGCATGTTTAGCGTGGTCAGCAACAGTTTCTGTCGCGTGCTCTCCTACTTCATGCTTTACATGATCAGATACCTTTTCGTTATCATGACCATCTGCTTTAGTCTCTTTGTGATCAGCTGAATGCTTATCTTCTGTTTTATGACCAGCATCTACATGATGAGTATCATCTCCGTGAGATGCTCCATGTCCACCATGATGTGACGCTTCCTGAGCTGCTAAAATTTCTTTTGCTTCTTCTAATGAACTCGGTGCATCCATGAAACTGATAACAGTTCCTAACAAACCTACAGCCATTAAAACAATAGCAACCATTTTTAATTTTCCTGAAAACTGGTACATATCTTAACTATCTATTATAGACTTATTTTTTTAATTCGCTTCTTAATTTTTCTACATACTGAACAACTTGCCAACGCTCTTTGTAAGTAAGTTGAGAAGAATGAGATCCCATCATGTTTTTACCATACATTAAAACGTGGTAAATACTTCCTTCAGTAATATCTCTGTCTTTGTAATTAGGAATACCTAAGAACTTTTCTCTCTCCATTAAGATTCCGTTCCCGTCACCTTTCTTACCATGACAAACAGCACAGTAGATACCGTACATTTTCTTTCCATTCTCTAAATTCTCTTCAGTTTTAGCTAATGGATTTTTTAACTCAGTTTTAGCCTTTTCATATCCGTCATTAGTATCAGGAATATCATAAGCTACAACTCCATTTCTACTAACTGTTCCAGCAACAGGTAATCTGTTTACTGGCACATCTCCAGCTGAAGAAGTTCCGTTAGCATCGTATGGTACAGACACATACATGTCTGGCATATATTGTACTTGAGGTTTACGTTTATCGTTACAAGAAGCAAATACTGTAACAATAACTAAAGCAATAACTATTTTTATACTCTTCATATCTGTCTATTAGTGCTTATCTACTACTTTAATTTCTACTGCTCCTGTTGTTTCTAACAAAGCTTTTAAATCTTCTTCGTTATCATGAACTGGAATTTCCATTAGGAAATGGTCATCTGTAGTTCTAGGATCTGGGTTCTCAGCTTCTTTAAAAGGCCAAATTCTACTTCTCATGTAGAAAGTAATAACCATTAAGTGAGCTGCAAAGAATACTGTTAATTCGAATAAAATTGGAACGAATGCTGGCATATTCTCATACCAAGTAAAGCTAGGCTTTCCTCCGATATCTTGAGGCCAATCTGCAATCATTGTATACCAAGTTAACCAAATTGCAATTGACGTTCCTGTAATTCCATATAAGAACGCAGTAATTGCTAAACGAGTTGGAGCTAAACCTAAAGCTTTATCTAACCCGTGAACTGGGAAAGGAGTATATACTTCTTCAATATGATGATGTTCTCCTCTTACTTTCTTAACGGCATCCATTAAGATATCATCATCATTGTATAATGCGTGAATTACTTTATTAGTGCTCATTGTTCTCGTCTCTTTGTTTTTTATAATTCTCTCCTGAAGATTTTAAAATCGTCTTAATCTCTGCTGTTGGAATCACTGGGAATGTTCTAGCATATAATAAGAATAATACGAAGAAGAATCCAATAGTTCCGATGAAGATACCTACATCAACAAATGTTGGCTCAAATCTCCACCAAGTAGAAGGTAATTGACCTTTACTTAATACAATCGCGATAATATCAAAACGCTCAAACCACATTCCGATGTTAATTGCAATAGATACTAAGAAAGAAACAACGAAACTTCTTCTATACTTCTTAATCCATA
This genomic window from Tenacibaculum sp. 190524A05c contains:
- a CDS encoding cytochrome c oxidase subunit II; translated protein: MLALFYIFIAVALGVSFWQITRVMNLRSVIATDDDNNKQGKIALGFMVFLYAMMIYCLLAMNVIMLPESASLEGEHDDTLFNITFILIGVVQFIMQFLIFFFTYKYRGNKDKKALFFADSHKLELIWTVIPAVTIVLLIGYGLWQWNNIMYVGDDENPIVIEVYSQQFRWDARYAGADNELGLGNVNFININKQNTMGVDMTDPKAQDDKQVTELYLPKGKKILFKFRSQDVLHSAYMPHFRAQMNCVPGMVTQFAFTPKFTTEEMRKNPEVIAKAKGINKIRQAKGEDPYVFDYLLLCNKICGASHYNMQMKITVVEEEDYKKWLGEQKTLAQVIK
- a CDS encoding quinol:cytochrome C oxidoreductase, yielding MYQFSGKLKMVAIVLMAVGLLGTVISFMDAPSSLEEAKEILAAQEASHHGGHGASHGDDTHHVDAGHKTEDKHSADHKETKADGHDNEKVSDHVKHEVGEHATETVADHAKHAGDTLVNETNKDHAEHIKDSTHAKETVAEHTDHVVGSHGDETVKEHKAHTEKADAAHAEAGGHHADAGHHGDHHAEHAFHQMQNRPWSAVYVSLLFFLGITLLVFAFYAAQRVAQAGWSIALFRVMEAITANIHYVSVIMLVFIILTVMHFNHLFPWMAEGTFTLGHENYDPIVDGKKWFMNVPGWVIRSIFYLLAWNGFRYIIRKKSIQQDNGDLKLHKNLYNLSVGFVVVFMITESMMSWDWIMGIDPHWFSTLFGWYVLATFLVSALTVICLVTLYLRAKGHLPMVNDSHIHDLAKFMFGFSVFWTYLWFAQFMLIWYADMPEETVYYALRFKEYIVPFIGMLALNFIFPILLLINSDFKTVPWILVIGGLFILVGHYVDLFVMIMPGTVGGQWGFGIGEISAFLFFLGLFIFATFTAFSKADPVAKGNPFLHESETHHYYIIEHRGEDNDAHH
- a CDS encoding cytochrome c; the protein is MKSIKIVIALVIVTVFASCNDKRKPQVQYMPDMYVSVPYDANGTSSAGDVPVNRLPVAGTVSRNGVVAYDIPDTNDGYEKAKTELKNPLAKTEENLENGKKMYGIYCAVCHGKKGDGNGILMEREKFLGIPNYKDRDITEGSIYHVLMYGKNMMGSHSSQLTYKERWQVVQYVEKLRSELKK
- a CDS encoding DUF3341 domain-containing protein; translated protein: MSTNKVIHALYNDDDILMDAVKKVRGEHHHIEEVYTPFPVHGLDKALGLAPTRLAITAFLYGITGTSIAIWLTWYTMIADWPQDIGGKPSFTWYENMPAFVPILFELTVFFAAHLMVITFYMRSRIWPFKEAENPDPRTTDDHFLMEIPVHDNEEDLKALLETTGAVEIKVVDKH